The following are encoded together in the Micromonospora lupini genome:
- a CDS encoding ABC transporter substrate-binding protein: MSRRTPRLLAATLAVAALALGACAEKADDKPSAGTAAAAYPVTVGALTLDKRPEKIVSLSPSATEMLFAIGAGPQVSAVDDQSNYPADAPKSDLSGFQPNAEAIAGKNPDLVVLSNDTNKIVDQLGKLKIPVYLTPAATTLDDSYAQITDLGKLTGHGDQAADVASRMKDDIAKLVKDLPQRSEKLTYYHELGPELYSATSKTFIGSLYGMVGLTNIADPADADSKNGGYPQLSQEFIVKADPDFVFLADSKCCQQNADSVKARSGWSGLTAVKSSQVVTLDDDIASRWGPRVVDLLRVIIDAVAKVPA; encoded by the coding sequence ATGTCCAGACGTACCCCTCGGCTCCTCGCCGCGACCCTCGCGGTCGCCGCGCTCGCCCTCGGCGCCTGCGCCGAGAAGGCCGACGACAAGCCGAGCGCGGGCACCGCCGCCGCCGCGTACCCGGTGACGGTCGGCGCGCTCACCCTCGACAAGCGGCCCGAGAAGATCGTGTCGCTCTCGCCGAGCGCCACCGAGATGCTCTTCGCTATCGGCGCGGGCCCGCAGGTGAGCGCGGTCGACGACCAGTCCAACTACCCGGCCGACGCGCCCAAGAGCGACCTGTCCGGCTTCCAGCCCAACGCCGAGGCGATCGCCGGCAAGAACCCCGACCTGGTGGTGCTCTCCAACGACACCAACAAGATCGTCGACCAGCTCGGCAAGCTGAAGATCCCGGTGTACCTGACCCCGGCGGCCACCACGCTCGACGACTCGTACGCGCAGATCACCGACCTGGGCAAGCTGACCGGGCACGGCGACCAGGCCGCCGACGTCGCCAGCCGGATGAAGGACGACATCGCCAAGCTGGTCAAGGATCTGCCGCAGCGCAGCGAGAAGCTCACCTACTACCACGAGCTGGGCCCGGAGCTGTACAGCGCGACGAGCAAGACCTTCATCGGCTCGCTCTACGGCATGGTCGGCCTGACAAACATCGCCGACCCGGCCGACGCCGACAGCAAGAACGGCGGCTACCCGCAGCTGTCCCAGGAGTTCATCGTCAAGGCCGACCCGGACTTCGTCTTCCTGGCCGACTCCAAGTGCTGCCAGCAGAACGCCGACTCGGTCAAGGCCCGCAGCGGCTGGTCCGGCCTCACCGCGGTGAAGAGCAGCCAGGTGGTCACGCTCGACGACGACATCGCCTCCCGCTGGGGCCCCCGTGTCGTGGACCTGCTTCGGGTGATCATCGACGCGGTCGCCAAGGTGCCCGCGTGA